A single Defluviitalea saccharophila DNA region contains:
- a CDS encoding SIMPL domain-containing protein — translation MKKLTKILSVTLIVAGLLTVGFTGRELFKAEPAMAALDSAKVNTITSRGEGVVKVKPDIAYITMGVRTENKDAKVAQTSNAEKMDKVIAALKKMGIEEKDIQTSNYSVYPQYDYEAKGAEKIVGYVVDNTVMITVRDILKVGDVLDIGVAEGANVSNGIQFSISDTEKYYQEALKLAVKNARGKAEAMGEAIGVTLKNPSSIVEQSSGGSNIIYADRGVGIEAAKMASTPISTGELDVRAMVEVSYQY, via the coding sequence ATGAAAAAACTTACGAAGATTTTATCTGTTACATTAATTGTTGCGGGGCTATTAACAGTAGGATTTACTGGAAGAGAGTTATTTAAGGCAGAACCTGCAATGGCTGCATTAGATTCTGCTAAAGTGAATACTATTACATCAAGAGGAGAAGGAGTCGTTAAAGTTAAACCGGATATAGCATATATTACGATGGGTGTTCGTACAGAAAATAAAGATGCTAAAGTGGCTCAAACAAGCAATGCTGAAAAGATGGATAAGGTTATTGCTGCCCTGAAAAAGATGGGGATTGAAGAGAAGGATATTCAAACCTCTAACTACTCGGTTTATCCTCAGTATGATTATGAAGCTAAAGGTGCAGAAAAGATTGTTGGTTATGTCGTTGACAATACTGTTATGATCACAGTGAGAGATATATTAAAGGTAGGAGATGTTTTAGACATTGGCGTAGCAGAAGGAGCAAACGTATCCAATGGAATACAATTTAGCATTTCCGATACGGAAAAATATTATCAAGAAGCATTAAAATTAGCGGTTAAAAATGCCAGAGGCAAAGCAGAAGCAATGGGAGAAGCAATTGGAGTAACCCTTAAAAATCCTAGCTCTATAGTAGAACAAAGTAGTGGAGGCAGCAATATTATCTATGCGGATCGAGGAGTTGGGATTGAAGCAGCAAAAATGGCATCAACCCCAATTTCCACAGGTGAATTGGATGTTAGAGCAATGGTAGAAGTAAGTTATCAATACTAA
- the polA gene encoding DNA polymerase I translates to MQKKIMLVDGHSIINRAFYGVPLLSNAEGIYTNGVYGFLNILFKLLDEDKPDYIAVAFDLSAPTFRHEAFKEYKGNRKGMPEELKPQVPLLKEVLDAMGIKRLEKEGYEADDILGTAAKRAEEQGMEPIIVSGDRDLLQLATDKIKIRIPKTKKGGTEIEDYFAKDLIEKIGVTPLEYIDVKALMGDSSDNIPGVPGIGEKTAIKIIQEYHNIENAIANADYIKPSRASANLKAYEEQARQSKYLATICTEVPIEFDWEQYKLDSIMNPRVYELFKQLEFKSFLDRFSMPSESNSLIMNSNLSEGEYRAVGTKEDFEKIVQEIFEAGRFSFIIFSENHKPIGISFCYADIKGIWVEQSEEFTVEELMAVAKPLFESNTVEKIAHNAKDDMHILKHFGITLRNLTFDTMIGGYVLNPTKETYGYDDLSQEFLGQTFPSEEEILGKGKSKKSIMDLEEKDRTKFAAGQAYIIYHSEKQIRKKLKENNQEQLYYEIEHPLIEVLFSMEEYGFKIDTKKLKEYVTELEEKIDILTKEIYDIAGEEFNINSPKQLGVILFEKLMLPMGKKTKTGYSTAAEVLEKLRNKHIIIEKILEYRQLIKLKTTYGDGLFAVVNKDTNKVHSTFNQTITATGRISSTEPNLQNIPIKLEMGRKIRKVFIPSDEDYLLLDADYSQIELRVLAHIAQDETLIHAFRTGEDIHKITASQVFKVPFDEVTPRQRSNAKAVNFGIVYGIGAFSLSQDLNISRKEAEAYIEGYFEKYPNVRKYMDETIKQAREQGYVTTLFGRRRVIPDISSNNFTRRSFGERVAMNTPIQGTAADIIKIAMIKVFNKLKEKNLKSRLILQVHDELLVEVHKDEVDEVKQILKHEMEHAAKLDVPLDVDMHLGKTWFETK, encoded by the coding sequence ATGCAAAAAAAGATCATGTTAGTGGATGGTCATAGTATAATTAATAGAGCTTTTTATGGGGTACCTCTGTTATCTAATGCAGAGGGAATTTATACGAATGGTGTATATGGATTTCTAAATATCTTATTTAAGTTATTAGATGAGGACAAGCCAGATTACATAGCGGTTGCTTTTGATTTAAGTGCACCTACATTTAGACATGAGGCATTTAAAGAATATAAGGGAAATAGAAAAGGAATGCCTGAAGAACTCAAACCTCAAGTACCATTATTAAAAGAAGTCTTAGATGCCATGGGAATTAAAAGACTTGAAAAAGAAGGATACGAAGCAGACGATATTCTAGGAACTGCAGCCAAAAGAGCGGAAGAACAAGGAATGGAGCCTATTATCGTTTCAGGAGACAGAGACCTTCTGCAATTGGCTACAGATAAAATAAAAATCAGGATTCCAAAAACTAAAAAAGGCGGAACAGAAATTGAAGATTATTTTGCTAAAGATTTAATTGAAAAAATAGGCGTTACACCTCTTGAGTATATTGATGTAAAAGCGCTTATGGGGGATTCTTCTGATAATATTCCGGGGGTTCCTGGGATTGGAGAAAAAACAGCTATAAAAATTATTCAGGAATATCATAATATTGAAAATGCCATTGCAAATGCAGATTATATTAAGCCAAGCCGTGCTTCCGCAAATTTAAAGGCATATGAAGAACAGGCAAGACAAAGCAAATATCTTGCAACGATTTGCACCGAAGTACCTATTGAATTTGACTGGGAACAATATAAACTTGATTCTATAATGAATCCCAGAGTATATGAGCTCTTTAAACAATTAGAATTTAAAAGTTTTTTAGATCGATTTAGTATGCCCTCAGAATCTAATAGTCTCATAATGAACTCTAATTTGTCCGAGGGAGAATATAGGGCTGTTGGTACTAAAGAAGACTTTGAAAAAATAGTTCAGGAAATATTTGAAGCAGGCAGATTTTCTTTTATAATATTCTCTGAGAATCATAAGCCTATAGGAATAAGCTTTTGCTATGCAGACATTAAGGGGATATGGGTAGAACAATCGGAAGAATTTACTGTAGAAGAACTTATGGCAGTGGCAAAGCCCCTTTTTGAATCCAATACAGTAGAAAAAATAGCCCATAATGCCAAAGATGATATGCATATTCTAAAACATTTTGGCATTACACTCAGAAATTTAACGTTTGACACGATGATTGGCGGATATGTATTAAATCCGACTAAAGAAACCTATGGATATGATGATCTTTCACAAGAATTTTTAGGTCAGACCTTTCCAAGCGAAGAAGAAATTTTAGGTAAAGGAAAAAGCAAAAAGTCCATTATGGATTTAGAAGAAAAGGACAGAACAAAGTTTGCAGCAGGACAGGCTTATATTATATACCACTCTGAAAAACAAATAAGAAAGAAATTAAAAGAAAACAATCAAGAACAACTGTATTATGAAATTGAGCATCCTCTGATTGAAGTTTTATTCAGCATGGAAGAATACGGGTTCAAAATAGATACTAAGAAATTAAAAGAATATGTCACCGAACTGGAAGAGAAAATAGATATTCTCACAAAAGAAATATATGATATAGCAGGAGAAGAGTTCAATATTAACTCTCCAAAGCAACTGGGGGTCATTCTTTTTGAAAAGCTAATGCTTCCCATGGGAAAAAAGACAAAAACCGGTTATTCAACAGCCGCTGAGGTATTAGAAAAGCTAAGAAATAAGCATATTATTATTGAAAAGATATTGGAGTATCGCCAATTGATAAAGCTAAAAACCACTTATGGAGACGGCTTATTTGCGGTAGTGAATAAAGACACCAATAAAGTCCATTCAACATTTAATCAAACAATTACTGCTACCGGCAGAATAAGCAGTACTGAACCTAATCTACAAAATATTCCTATCAAACTTGAGATGGGAAGAAAAATAAGAAAAGTCTTTATTCCCAGTGATGAAGATTATTTATTGCTGGATGCGGATTATTCTCAAATTGAGCTTCGCGTTCTGGCACATATTGCTCAGGATGAAACTTTGATTCATGCATTTCGTACGGGAGAAGACATTCACAAAATTACTGCATCACAAGTATTTAAGGTGCCTTTTGATGAGGTAACCCCCAGACAAAGAAGCAATGCCAAAGCTGTAAATTTTGGAATTGTATATGGGATTGGAGCATTTAGCTTAAGCCAGGATTTAAACATTTCCAGAAAAGAAGCAGAAGCCTATATAGAAGGTTATTTCGAAAAATATCCAAATGTAAGAAAATACATGGATGAAACCATAAAGCAAGCAAGAGAACAAGGATATGTGACTACATTATTTGGAAGAAGAAGAGTTATTCCGGATATTAGTTCTAATAATTTTACGCGACGTTCTTTTGGAGAAAGGGTTGCCATGAATACACCTATTCAAGGGACTGCAGCAGATATTATTAAAATCGCTATGATTAAAGTTTTCAATAAATTAAAAGAAAAGAATCTGAAATCTCGCCTCATTCTTCAAGTTCATGATGAGCTTCTAGTTGAAGTGCATAAAGATGAAGTGGATGAAGTGAAACAAATTCTTAAACATGAAATGGAGCATGCTGCAAAACTAGATGTTCCTTTAGATGTGGATATGCACCTTGGTAAAACTTGGTTTGAAACTAAATAA
- the coaE gene encoding dephospho-CoA kinase (Dephospho-CoA kinase (CoaE) performs the final step in coenzyme A biosynthesis.) — MKVIGLTGGSGSGKSTVVLLLSQLTKVYIIDADKIGHQIILKGKPAYEDIVQYFGRGILREDGEINRKFLGEIVFSNKDSLNILNQITHPRIKEEIFRKIKQIKESRSSYNYIVIDAALLIEIQLHKIVDEVWAVYTEEEKRIQRIMKRDGLDIKQAENRIKSQMPWEAMKRYADRIIDNSKDQDFTLKQLECILSEDISF; from the coding sequence ATGAAAGTAATTGGCTTAACCGGGGGCAGCGGCAGCGGCAAAAGTACGGTTGTACTTTTGCTGTCACAATTAACAAAGGTATATATTATAGATGCAGATAAAATTGGACATCAAATTATTTTAAAAGGCAAACCAGCATATGAAGATATTGTTCAGTATTTTGGAAGAGGAATTTTAAGGGAAGATGGTGAAATCAATAGAAAGTTTTTAGGGGAAATTGTATTTTCTAATAAAGATTCTTTGAATATCCTAAATCAAATTACCCATCCTCGTATTAAAGAAGAAATTTTTAGGAAAATTAAGCAAATAAAGGAGAGCCGTTCTTCATATAATTATATAGTTATTGATGCTGCCCTTTTAATTGAAATACAACTTCATAAAATTGTGGATGAAGTATGGGCTGTCTACACAGAGGAAGAAAAAAGAATACAGAGGATCATGAAAAGAGACGGACTTGATATAAAACAGGCAGAAAATCGTATCAAATCTCAAATGCCGTGGGAAGCAATGAAAAGATATGCCGATAGAATTATAGATAATAGCAAAGATCAAGACTTTACTCTTAAGCAGCTGGAATGTATTTTATCAGAAGATATAAGTTTCTAA
- a CDS encoding lytic transglycosylase domain-containing protein, translating into MVTLTFFRTFLFPIKYADLVTKYSEKYNLDTYLVFSIIRIESKFNPQATSHKGARGLMQITDQTGAWAAKEIGIENYHSDRLYEPEINIQIGCWYIRKLINQYKDNLETSLAAYNAGSGNVSKWLGNEKYSDDAEKLNFIPFKETREYVEKVMKSQKCYERLYKNSKK; encoded by the coding sequence ATGGTTACATTAACTTTTTTTCGGACTTTTTTATTTCCCATAAAATACGCGGATTTGGTAACCAAATATTCTGAGAAATATAATTTGGATACCTATTTGGTGTTTTCAATCATTCGGATTGAAAGTAAATTTAATCCCCAAGCGACATCCCATAAGGGTGCAAGAGGACTAATGCAGATTACTGATCAAACAGGAGCATGGGCTGCAAAAGAAATTGGAATAGAAAATTATCACAGTGATCGACTTTACGAACCGGAGATTAATATTCAAATTGGATGCTGGTATATTAGAAAGCTCATCAATCAATATAAAGATAACCTTGAAACAAGCTTAGCAGCATACAATGCCGGAAGCGGAAACGTATCGAAATGGTTAGGAAATGAGAAATATAGCGATGATGCCGAAAAACTTAATTTTATACCCTTTAAGGAAACCAGGGAATATGTTGAGAAAGTGATGAAAAGTCAAAAATGTTATGAACGTTTGTATAAGAATTCAAAAAAATAA
- a CDS encoding peptide ABC transporter substrate-binding protein — protein MAKKLRWITIFVFILLFATSCSNTGTEEMENPQQQEEQVETAPIEPTKGGEMILSLRTPKTLNPLLNEEYTVDQISKLIFDTLIDFDETQKPIPNLASEWTFSDDGTVLTIKLRSDVKWHDGEPFTAKDVIFSLDTIKKAQESAPYKKCIQNINSYKSIDEYSLKIVYNQPFSGALYGLYFPIIPAHVYGGKTESTVGEIKPVGTGAYMFSEFIPTKELILTVNNNWFKGQPYIEKIKAVITPDEETDLYSFEQGQIDVIGTDVVDWEKYSEQENTRIHEYITSYYDFIGLNFNKPLFQDKNLRKAIAYAIDRETLLENQYLNHGVITNSPINPESWLYNKETEQYNFDLEKSKQILKDAGWNDSDNDGILDKPNNGNKIDISFTLLVSSENIQRKEVAYEIQRMLNEAGMSIQVEEVSQEEFLNRLLSKNFDAFLGGWKLSPIPDFTFAFHSAQIEVGTNYVSFRSEQMDALLQQAFTAVGEEKMKNAYGNLQKYISDELPYISLYFRTAALITNERIQGEIKPKKECIIGNIQDWFILEKTPASNN, from the coding sequence TTGGCTAAAAAATTAAGGTGGATTACCATTTTTGTTTTTATATTATTATTTGCTACGAGTTGTTCAAATACCGGAACAGAAGAAATGGAGAATCCACAACAGCAAGAAGAGCAGGTTGAAACAGCTCCCATAGAACCAACCAAAGGAGGGGAAATGATTTTATCTCTCAGAACACCCAAAACTCTAAATCCCCTATTAAATGAAGAATATACAGTGGATCAAATTTCTAAATTGATTTTTGATACCTTAATAGATTTTGATGAGACTCAAAAACCTATACCCAATTTGGCTTCTGAATGGACATTCTCAGATGACGGTACGGTTCTTACGATTAAACTTCGATCAGATGTAAAATGGCATGACGGAGAACCTTTTACAGCTAAAGATGTTATATTTTCTCTGGATACTATAAAGAAGGCACAGGAGTCCGCTCCATATAAAAAATGTATACAAAATATTAACTCATACAAATCCATCGATGAATATAGCTTAAAAATAGTTTACAATCAACCTTTTAGTGGAGCATTGTACGGACTTTATTTCCCTATTATCCCTGCCCATGTTTATGGAGGCAAAACTGAGAGTACTGTAGGAGAAATAAAGCCTGTTGGGACAGGAGCATATATGTTTTCAGAGTTTATTCCCACTAAAGAGTTGATTTTAACAGTAAATAATAATTGGTTTAAAGGTCAGCCCTATATAGAAAAAATAAAGGCTGTGATTACTCCAGATGAAGAAACAGATCTTTATTCTTTTGAGCAAGGGCAAATAGATGTAATCGGAACAGATGTGGTTGATTGGGAAAAATACTCTGAACAAGAGAATACAAGAATTCATGAATACATTACCTCCTATTATGATTTCATCGGGCTTAATTTTAACAAACCACTATTTCAAGATAAGAATCTTAGAAAAGCTATAGCCTACGCTATTGATCGAGAGACCTTGCTAGAAAATCAATATCTTAACCATGGGGTGATCACGAATTCCCCCATCAATCCTGAATCATGGCTTTATAATAAAGAAACTGAGCAATATAACTTTGATCTGGAAAAATCAAAGCAAATTCTTAAGGATGCAGGTTGGAATGATTCCGACAACGATGGAATTTTGGACAAACCGAATAATGGAAATAAAATAGATATTTCTTTTACTTTATTAGTAAGTTCAGAAAACATTCAAAGAAAAGAAGTAGCTTATGAAATTCAAAGGATGCTAAATGAAGCAGGAATGAGCATACAGGTTGAAGAAGTATCTCAAGAGGAATTTTTAAATCGTTTACTGTCTAAAAACTTTGATGCATTTCTTGGTGGTTGGAAGCTTTCACCTATTCCAGACTTTACATTTGCGTTTCATTCAGCTCAAATAGAAGTAGGAACAAACTATGTTTCTTTTAGAAGTGAGCAGATGGATGCTTTGCTTCAGCAAGCATTTACAGCTGTTGGAGAAGAAAAGATGAAAAATGCTTATGGGAATCTGCAGAAATATATATCTGATGAATTGCCTTACATTAGCCTCTATTTTAGAACGGCAGCACTAATAACCAACGAAAGAATTCAAGGAGAAATCAAGCCTAAAAAAGAATGCATAATTGGAAACATACAAGACTGGTTCATACTTGAAAAAACACCTGCATCAAACAACTAA
- a CDS encoding patatin-like phospholipase family protein, protein MKIGLALSGGGVRGMSHIGAMKALIENGIRPDLVAGASAGAIVAGLYGYGYEPEEIETIIKNNVFRIIDIDYLQMICTLLNLRQIKTRGLSGLIKGQRLEKILRYYTDNIKIKNTKIPVAISATRVQNGDSFYFVSDRSSLTDETKIKYVDDISLCDAIRASISFPALFQPKDILYQGEIVSLMDGGVVDNIPIRVLQKMGADVVIGINLGYNGRMDRDIDSFIEIGEQAIAIMSYMITKKEYSCRERSIYIYNPEIWDISLLELSAIDECIEKGYEAMKKHIIPIKQKLRI, encoded by the coding sequence ATGAAAATCGGTTTAGCCTTATCAGGTGGCGGCGTAAGGGGGATGTCTCATATAGGGGCCATGAAGGCTCTCATTGAAAATGGGATTAGACCTGATTTGGTAGCGGGTGCCAGTGCTGGCGCTATTGTAGCAGGATTATATGGATACGGATATGAGCCGGAAGAGATAGAGACAATTATAAAAAATAACGTATTTAGAATTATTGATATAGATTATTTGCAAATGATCTGCACACTTTTAAACTTGCGCCAAATTAAAACGAGAGGTTTAAGTGGATTGATCAAAGGACAAAGATTGGAAAAGATTCTTAGATATTATACAGATAATATAAAAATTAAAAATACAAAGATTCCTGTTGCTATATCGGCAACAAGAGTGCAGAATGGAGACAGCTTTTATTTTGTTTCTGACAGATCATCCTTGACGGATGAGACAAAAATAAAGTATGTTGACGATATAAGTTTATGTGATGCGATTAGAGCAAGTATTTCTTTTCCTGCACTATTTCAGCCAAAAGATATACTATACCAGGGAGAAATCGTATCTTTAATGGATGGAGGCGTTGTAGACAATATCCCCATTAGAGTACTGCAAAAAATGGGGGCAGATGTAGTGATTGGAATTAATTTAGGCTATAATGGACGTATGGATAGAGATATTGATAGTTTTATTGAAATTGGTGAGCAAGCCATAGCAATCATGTCTTATATGATTACTAAAAAGGAATACTCATGTCGAGAACGATCTATCTATATTTATAATCCTGAAATATGGGATATTTCATTACTTGAACTATCAGCTATTGACGAATGCATCGAAAAGGGATATGAAGCTATGAAGAAGCATATCATTCCCATTAAACAAAAGCTTAGGATATAA
- the galT gene encoding galactose-1-phosphate uridylyltransferase: protein MSEIRKDIVTGVWTIIAVERGKRPHDFEKQSIRKTSEGCPFCAGNESQTPPEVLAYRTGQQEPNNSKWKVRVVPNKYSALKEQNAVETIKGFYETVTGYGVHEVLIDTTDHEATLGKMSYEQLELVLRALKERYKDISSDEKIKYVQIFKNQGAEAGASLQHPHWQIIGVPIMPENQKQIIKGSKKYFQEHSRCVYCEMLRYERNAKVRIIQENKHFILFAPYASRFCYETWIMPKQHFYDFSRLKEEHLKYLAQILKETIQRYEKVFDELSYNICFMGPPQEASVEKYFHWHIQIIPRLGNLAGFELSTGSYINPTPPEMVAETLQKVVKKVR, encoded by the coding sequence ATGTCAGAAATACGAAAAGATATTGTCACTGGGGTATGGACGATTATCGCTGTAGAAAGAGGTAAAAGACCCCATGATTTTGAAAAGCAGTCTATAAGAAAAACGAGTGAGGGATGTCCTTTCTGTGCAGGAAACGAAAGTCAAACCCCTCCTGAGGTATTGGCATATAGAACAGGCCAGCAAGAGCCTAATAATTCTAAATGGAAAGTAAGAGTTGTTCCAAATAAATACTCTGCATTGAAAGAGCAAAATGCAGTTGAAACTATAAAAGGATTTTATGAAACGGTTACCGGGTATGGAGTTCATGAGGTCCTCATTGACACAACAGACCATGAAGCTACCCTTGGAAAGATGTCCTATGAGCAGCTGGAATTGGTGTTAAGAGCTTTAAAAGAAAGATATAAGGATATTTCTTCTGACGAAAAAATTAAATATGTGCAGATTTTTAAAAACCAAGGGGCAGAAGCAGGGGCATCCCTTCAACATCCCCATTGGCAGATTATTGGAGTTCCGATCATGCCGGAGAACCAAAAGCAGATTATAAAAGGAAGCAAAAAGTATTTTCAAGAACATTCAAGATGTGTATATTGTGAGATGCTTAGATATGAGCGAAACGCAAAAGTAAGGATTATACAGGAGAATAAACATTTTATTTTATTTGCTCCTTATGCCTCCAGATTTTGCTATGAAACATGGATAATGCCAAAGCAGCATTTTTATGATTTTAGTCGTTTGAAAGAAGAACATCTGAAATATCTGGCGCAGATCTTAAAAGAAACGATACAAAGATATGAAAAGGTCTTTGACGAGCTATCCTATAACATTTGTTTTATGGGTCCGCCCCAGGAGGCTAGTGTTGAAAAGTATTTCCATTGGCATATACAGATTATCCCAAGATTAGGAAATCTGGCGGGATTTGAATTGAGTACAGGGTCGTACATTAACCCTACTCCGCCGGAAATGGTAGCCGAGACATTGCAGAAAGTGGTCAAAAAAGTAAGATAA
- the glgA gene encoding glycogen synthase GlgA, which translates to MQNSNLKILFVVSEMAPFAKTGGVGEFAGTLPFEIASLGWDVRIVMPKYKHISDQYTHCMEYVCDYPVNLDWRKQTAIIRKIDYDNGRGRIPCYFIDNAYYFDRQQMYSNPDDAERFAFFCKAVLEMLPKINFMPDIIHCNDWETGPICVLLHHQYKYIDFYKNIKTVFTIHNLQCQGNFPKDTLSLLSLGEEFYHPDSLEFYGSVNYMKAGIVYSDLITTVSPTYAKEIQMPEYGNGLDGVIRKRQSDLFGIINGINYNIYNPETDPYIYQTYNYHSLENKQVNKSKFQNEIGLEQNSKIPLIAMISYLSDEKGFDLIEESIEEIMQMNIQFIILGTGDPFYEDLIYSIQQKYPNKMRAIIAFNMELAQKIFAASDIYLIPSKFEACGLNQMIALRYGSVPIARATGGLADTIIPFDMQSFDGSGFIFKEHCKQSMLFTLKTAIELYNTYPSAWKQIVLKGMKQDVSWNASALQYTKLYQKLTER; encoded by the coding sequence ATGCAAAATTCTAATTTGAAAATTCTATTTGTGGTTTCTGAAATGGCACCCTTTGCAAAAACAGGTGGAGTAGGTGAATTCGCCGGCACTTTGCCTTTTGAAATCGCTTCTTTGGGATGGGATGTACGAATCGTAATGCCAAAGTATAAACATATTAGTGATCAATATACTCATTGTATGGAGTATGTATGCGATTATCCAGTCAATTTAGATTGGCGAAAGCAGACAGCGATTATTAGAAAAATAGATTATGACAATGGCAGAGGAAGGATTCCATGCTATTTTATAGATAATGCATATTATTTCGACAGACAGCAGATGTACAGCAATCCGGATGATGCAGAGCGATTTGCATTTTTTTGCAAGGCAGTATTAGAAATGCTTCCTAAAATCAACTTTATGCCTGATATCATTCATTGCAATGATTGGGAAACCGGCCCCATATGTGTTTTATTGCATCATCAGTACAAATACATAGATTTTTATAAAAATATAAAGACTGTATTTACTATACATAATCTTCAATGTCAAGGAAATTTTCCTAAGGATACTTTGAGTTTATTAAGCTTAGGAGAAGAATTTTATCACCCTGACAGTCTGGAGTTTTATGGAAGTGTCAACTATATGAAAGCAGGAATTGTTTACAGTGATCTCATAACAACTGTTAGTCCTACCTATGCGAAAGAAATACAGATGCCTGAATATGGCAATGGATTAGATGGAGTTATTAGGAAAAGGCAGTCTGATTTATTTGGGATCATTAATGGTATAAATTATAATATTTATAATCCTGAAACCGATCCCTATATCTATCAGACATACAATTATCATTCTTTAGAAAATAAGCAAGTGAACAAAAGTAAGTTTCAAAATGAAATTGGATTAGAACAAAATTCTAAGATCCCTTTAATAGCTATGATTTCTTATTTGTCAGATGAAAAAGGATTTGATTTAATCGAAGAAAGCATAGAAGAAATTATGCAAATGAATATTCAATTTATTATTCTGGGCACAGGGGATCCGTTTTATGAAGATTTGATTTACTCCATACAGCAGAAGTATCCGAACAAAATGAGGGCTATTATTGCTTTTAATATGGAATTGGCTCAAAAAATATTTGCAGCATCTGATATTTATCTTATCCCTTCAAAATTTGAAGCTTGCGGTTTAAATCAGATGATTGCCCTTAGATACGGTTCAGTGCCAATCGCCCGGGCAACTGGAGGATTGGCAGATACTATTATTCCCTTTGATATGCAAAGTTTTGATGGCAGTGGCTTTATATTTAAAGAGCATTGCAAACAATCCATGCTTTTTACTCTTAAAACAGCTATAGAATTGTATAATACATATCCTTCTGCTTGGAAACAAATAGTTTTAAAAGGAATGAAACAAGATGTTTCCTGGAACGCATCGGCGCTTCAATATACGAAGTTATATCAGAAACTGACAGAAAGATAA